In Cryptomeria japonica chromosome 5, Sugi_1.0, whole genome shotgun sequence, the genomic window aattttattttgataATAAGAACTAAAAGAAAGCCATTAGAAGATTTATAATGCAAATATCTTATTAAATTTAGCAATTTTATGGATATTTAGTTTTCTGAATTGAAACGAGATGTAAGAAGTCCTAGGTCCTAGGTAAAAAAGGTTTAGGATTATTCAAGTCGGTTACGCCCCTCTCACCTAAAAAAGTAAAGCTTGCGAGAAACCAATCTGATAAAACATCCAATGCAGAGTCAATTCATTGTTTGTGAAACCCAAAGCTcatacacaattttttttaaaatatttgtgtagttttttttggcaaattgacAGTTTACATTGAGGTGGTGTATACATTTCTTACCTTACAATGTAACAGCTATTAGAAAGTGCCCTTAAGAGTGATATCTCCCTTAGTGTGCTGACAGAAACTCCCTCATCATTATTCTCGATCTTGAGCTTCTTAAGTGCAAAAAACTGACCTGTGTTAATGTCCTTCACTTTGTATACCTTACCATAAGTTCCTTCTCCAATTGCTCAATCTTCTCCAAGTTCTCGTAAACttccattttcttttccttcttagAAATGGCCATAACTCCGAAGATTGCAGGTTTTAAATTGTGAAAATCTGCTTAAGTTAAagcatgaaggaatatttctatagaagaagaatggacaaggAATTAAGAGTTTTAGGATTTGCCACTTAGACCTCTGTAGTGTTGAACCGTATGTCTTCCagtgaaaaaaaaatacaaaatatcaaaAGACGCATTTATTgaccatttaattttaaattcggACAGCATAGCATGTCTTAAGATTTGTGAATTAATTATACCCATCGACTGCTACAAAACTGGCCCTCCAACTAAATACTCTGAACATCGTACATTTAGGAAGCTATGAAATAAATTTAACTTTGTTCGCATTTAATGTACAGCCTTAAATAGCtcgcaaaaccaaatacaaaattctTTCTATTTCATTAATTTCATCTAATGTAGCTTATCACGTcggaatataattatttttttcacGCATATTTAGAGAATTCACCGAATCAAAAAACACACTTAAGACAAATATGCTATACTAATGTATCATAAATACATCACAAAATAACCAACACGGATGTAGTCAACTAAACCTAAATATTGAACATTTGTGCATATATAAGTAATTAGAAATTTATTGGAGTCTAAAAAGCATTTATTGTATCTATGCAGCACTTGTTTTATCACTGATTAGAGcgttttctatttttcctttcactaAAACTCTTTGAAAGCAGACAAAGATATTCCAAGTATTCTTGATAAGTGCTTGTCTTCTAACTATACATATACATTGCTGATTGtaactttgaaatttcattgcGATCTCGTTGGACTAAAGATTTTCTCTTGATCCCAAGTGCAATATGAGTTGTGCTTACCGTTAAAATATATTCACTTGTTTTAATTGTTGTGACATAGACTCGCTATTTCACCATTCAAAACCCCATTCCTCATCTCTCAAACACAGTGGCCACCATGTCATCTCCGATGGCCTCTCCTGCTGCCTCGCAACAACCTTCTAAAGAAACTTCGGTGAGCTTGTTTATACATTTGTTTTCTCTTATTCATATTATTTACAAAGATTATATCTCTATTTGTTCTTTAGTAGACTTCTCATCCATCAATGCAAGTGCATATACCAACATATGTCGTTGCTTGAACTATTTTTTTGCATCTGTTTACGTATTTATATAGATAAATAAATTGAAACAAATGTTCTCTGCATTGTCCTTGTGCATTTGTATGCTTCAATACATCAATCTATAATCTGTCCATGCACACAAAAAAAACACCTGTAAACAAAAACACACATAGCTAGTAATACAAATTGGAAGCTTAAAAAAAAAAACGGCTGTCGTGCCCATGCCAATGCGTATGAATGTACATGACCTTGTGtagctatttggttgtcttctattATCCTTGTAGGAAGTGGAACAACATTTACAATTGACCCCACATGCACTGCTCTGCATCAACACTGGGGATGATGTCCCCTCTCCACTGCTTCAGCTTTTGTCTTTTGAAAAATTGATAGATGATGAAAATGACAATGCCCGGTATAAGGTTGTTTTGTCTGATGCCACACACATGCAATTGGCGATCCTCCCACCTAAGTATAGTGGTTTGCTGCTTTCAGAGACATTAAAGATTGGCACTATCCTATCATTGACAGCCTATGCTTGTAGAAATGTTTGGAACTCAAGGTATGGCCCTCTATATGTTATGTTGGTTTGTTCTTGCCTTTTCAAATCCCCCTTTCCACACTATCCAGATTATTCAACCTCTTATTTTGCTCATTTTACAGGACTATAATAATATTCAGCCTTGCTGTCAAATTTACCAATTCTCCATTGCTTGGGAAACCTAGATATCTGTTTAAAGAGCAAGAACAACAAATGTTAGGTCGAGACACACCTGCCACAACTAAACGATCCCTTAAATTTCGAATTCACCTCCCACCTGTGCAGCATGAATCTTCTGTTAATATCAGCCCGATTAAAGCCTTGAACCCCTTccaaaataaatggacaataaAGGGGCGTGTGACAAACAAGAGGAAGATGCATCAATACAGTACACCAAAGTCCACTGGCCAAGTATTTAGCTTTGACATGATAGATAGTGAAGGTACTGAAATTAGAATAACTTGCTTTGGTGATGTAGCAGAAATGCATTATCATAGGGTTGAACCAGGAACATATTATACTGTGTCAAAAGGTTGCGTTAAAGAAGCTAACACTAAATGGAATAAGCTTAACAGCCATCTTGAGATAACTTTGGACAACAATTCAATATTGAAGCATTGTGATGATGTTGTTGAATGTGAAGCAAATAATTCTCAATTCACACCAATCAATGAAATTACATACTGCACCAACAACACTTTAGTTGATGTTATTGGTATTGTAGTTGCTGTTGGAGAACCCTCATTAATTTGTAGGAAGGATGGAAGCGAAGTAACAAAGAGAATTGTAAAAATAAATGATGCCTCAACTTTTACTATCGATGTTAACTTATGGGGAGAAACATGGCAAGGGCTAGGTGAAGATTTGAAGAGCATGCACACAACCCAAACAGCTGTTGTCCTTGCAGTCAGAAATGCTCGTGTTGGTTATTTCAATGGAAAGGTGGTCAACACAACCACAGCAACAACCCTAAATATAAACCCTTCTATACCTGAAACAGAGGCACTTATGTCAAGAGGAAAGATTTCAGATGCCCTTTTACCGCTATCATGTGTTGCTGGCCAGCTTAA contains:
- the LOC131876117 gene encoding replication protein A 70 kDa DNA-binding subunit A-like gives rise to the protein MASPAASQQPSKETSEVEQHLQLTPHALLCINTGDDVPSPLLQLLSFEKLIDDENDNARYKVVLSDATHMQLAILPPKYSGLLLSETLKIGTILSLTAYACRNVWNSRTIIIFSLAVKFTNSPLLGKPRYLFKEQEQQMLGRDTPATTKRSLKFRIHLPPVQHESSVNISPIKALNPFQNKWTIKGRVTNKRKMHQYSTPKSTGQVFSFDMIDSEGTEIRITCFGDVAEMHYHRVEPGTYYTVSKGCVKEANTKWNKLNSHLEITLDNNSILKHCDDVVECEANNSQFTPINEITYCTNNTLVDVIGIVVAVGEPSLICRKDGSEVTKRIVKINDASTFTIDVNLWGETWQGLGEDLKSMHTTQTAVVLAVRNARVGYFNGKVVNTTTATTLNINPSIPETEALMSRGKISDALLPLSCVAGQLNSQYSRMTIIAVLERTSVLSETVESTIRAVVRIIKTDSFCYPACPLKFNGKECKKKCTQQSDNQWFCSRCQTAVPECNYKYLLQMKLQDHTGALWATAFDEVGTNILQISAKELYMLQYDLTTQKMPQSSIKHVLLSSFVFTLSITTDMYNSEPRLKATITKVARIDY